The genomic region ACTGGTTTACCTTAGCCTACTGCAAAAGTGCCAGTGAAGTTTATAATTTCTTaccttgtttatttgttatttaatactgaGTAACTCTGATTTCATTCTGAGTTGTGTAGAGTGGCCTGGATTACTGGATAGTATTGAAATGTTTCCTCTAGGCTAAGACCTATGAACAACATAACCTTTTGCCTGAAAGATGTGgagtaaattatttacttattttgggGGATGGGAGTGTTGCAGTTTTAATGCTGGGGAATGTGGTATGTGAAAAGCCAGTCTTTGAATTTTGTTGTGTAATGTCATGATATCAAGTATTAAGTATGACTtgtattaaattatgataaataaaactaagCTAACATGGCAGTATGATGTATTGTGTAAATAAGACAAATGTTAGAGATAGCATCTCTGGTAATTCTAATAAACCATATTGTTTTCTTTCCCTTATTTGGTTACTTTATTCAACATTTACTTTTTATCTTTAACTTGACTAAATTTCAAAAGCAGTGGAAGGATACTGTTATGTTCTAATGGTCACTTctaatggctggtgtgggtagagaaaactgtgtagaggagtgaacaatgtctTGACCTttggttatcgtcaggttcacaaagaaagaaaaaggtagctGACCATAtatttgaaggtggttgtgtaattgagtgtaggaatgtagagggtgtgcttagatgtttgattatatttattaatataggaataaaggtattcctttgtattggtttattttgggtttgagttgtataagtaaggcttctttaattttgcatttgtttgtttctttatttagtatttgggtgttttctacggttattgtgtttatttgatttgcagtgtttgaaaacgtgtgaagctATTGATCACTTACCTTtcttcctttgtgaacctgatgatgaccgaagaaggtcgaaacattgttagcttctctacatagagcttttctctacccataccagctgtttttacatatattaagaCTTAAATTTCTGCATTCTCTACCAAAATGTACAACTTTCCAAGTCTTGGGCAAATTTGAGTGCAGTTTAACTATTTGAATTTGTCATGAAGGTTTTTTATAGTccaaatttgtatatattttttatatatatatatatatttcaggaaAAGCTAAACTGGCATGCATGCCAGTGGGAGGTGGTGCTGCTGTAGTAGGTGGAACTGCTGGTGGTGGTGGCACTAGTGGAAGTGCACCTGCAGGTAAGTGGCTTATACTTGCACATTTGTGTTAATATTGTGATTTTTCAAATTTCAATTGTTTAGTTACCTGTTTCAAATGTTGATAGTTTAACTTTGCCTGTCTTTATGATCTTTAAATGTTTCTCCATTGTAGGGATGGGTATGACTTTGGTCTTAAATTGcaaacaaaaatcatttaataCCCAAGCAAAGATTTAACTTCTCTGTATAATGTTTGTGCTGTTGTCACTCAAATGCATTGCatgaacataaaatattcagatcAGCCTGAGTATAAGAATCATCTTTCAAAGcctgtaataatattgtaattcttAATCCTCTTTCTATGGATAGGAGGATTTTACCTAGCCCATACCCTAGAAAGTAACCATGAAGTAATttatactgtaacttttaaaatgcatatttattatttacttggattatcagtaaacattccAATATTTTGTTCACACACTCATTCATTTATTTtgtccaacatgcaaagtaacctgtttatttttgttttaaaattaaaaaatactttaattattgaagaATTGTCAAGTTTCCCATGCAAAATCTCTTAACATTCAGATAAttgttaaaccttttaaaataaacagtttatcacAAAGTTTGATTAGTCTGTTCTTCTAACCcccattatttaaaacaaaaaaaattggtCACTTtgtctagaatgactacaaattatgtAACCACAACTATTTAATCTACATAGCTTAAATCTCAAAACATAAAAGCTAAGTGTATGACTTCCAGTAAAAAGTTTATTCCTTCAGTTAGCAAAATGAGGCATTAAAATAATTCTGTGAATTTCATTGTGTTCAAACTAAAAGAGTGGGTTTGATAACTTCACAAAACAAATTTGGTAGTgcttattcttttcttttttttctctgaaaGTATGGGTCTGTAAACTTGTCCATTTGTTATATTAATGGACATTAATTTGAGAACTAATCTTTGGCCCCTTAACAAAGATAGGATTTAGTACTCATTTCTTTTGTTGgcatttttaatattctgttaaatGACTTCAATCTTTTCAACAGATTGAATACTTTTGGCATGAATACCTTCAACTAGTAAAGTGTATAATGTACATGGATGTTAATAGACTAGAAAAGTAGATGCATTCCACATTATAAATGGAGGTGCTGATTCCTTGGATTGTACTTTGCAGAGGCTGAAAGGTTTTTTAGCAATcatacatacacataaaatatgaaacagtatTTATGGTGATACTTATAATAACAAACTTAATGTGATTCTATGAGACGAggctttatttaaaaactgatgaATATACCTAAATAGCAAGATAAACTTAATGTAAGTTCTGACAATATtagaactttttattttgttaacaagaTATTACTTGCATATTCCATGTTAAATTGTACAACATAAACTGGGGGCttaaaatattcagtatgtaATACTTGGGAAAAGCACTGTAGGTGGAAACTGAGTAAATGGTACAGAGTATTTATGTAACTTTTGTTTATTGataaacaagttaaaacaaattaacttttttattgattttacataAATTTGATCTGCTGTAGCTTTCAGTATTTACTGAGTATGAGTTCATGTATGTCTTTGTAGCTGAAGAGAAAAAGGAGGAAGCAAAGGAAGAATCTGAAGAGTCTGAGGATGATGACATGGGCTTTGGCTTGTTTGATTAAACAGAAAATGACCAATACAAACTTTTGTTTGACACCAGAGTTTGGTGCAGAATTGTATCTTTTGTACCTGGcttgtttataataaactttgaaatttgtgaagttttgtttatGCTTGTTCATTCAGTCATTGCTCTAGATTTTAGTGGTTTGAAATTTACTGATTTTTTCTTTCTGACCTACTTAACaagttttcatttcaaatttcagTGTATAAGTTAATTGATTTTCATACAGAAAATAACCAACTTTTAAGTtggtttttttgtctttttagcAAAAAAATGCAATTGCTTAatactaaatttttttattttaaagtaatttttggaAAAAATGAGTCCTAAACTTGCTGCCAGATGATTTTTTAACGATCTTTATATACAAATCagctattaaaaaaaatgtggttGTGCAGTCAATAAAATAGTTAGCTGGTGTAATTAGTAGCAAAAAACATAGGATAACAATAGTGATTTATTACCAAATTAATCAATTAGTAATTATACTAAGGACTTTTTGTTAGTAGTAATTGGGATTTGTCCCTTTTAGTTTTATGAGAATCTAGTGCTTTTATAAACTTAACTGGGGTATTCTGTGTAAAACCAGAGTTCACCATTTGAATGTTTTCTGTAGATGTATATTTTGTTCCTTTTTTATAAAGCTATAGTCACCTAAAATGCTAAAGACTGAGAAAGAAAGTGTTACTCAAGTTTTGGAGACTTAAGGTTAGCTACACTTTTCCATAATGCACTTACTACAATAATTAACAGgtttttcgtgatgacgagaaacccgttTCAAGTAAATCTCCGAAGGGCtcatatgggtattaacacttttactagtaaagtggagaatgtttcaaccttttttaTCATTACGTTTTTGTTAACCAAAAGACGACATAAAATCGAAActctgttctctgctttattagtaagtgttgatattccgtatcagccgtcctgagatgcacaattaacttttaatggaCTGCAGCTTATTGTAGAAAGAAAATGAGGCTCCTTGTACActgaaaaaaatttcaaatccAATGTTTTAAGATAGTTCATAATGGGTCAAGTATTTCAGCGCAACTTTAGGCAAATAAGgcgtttagtttatttttaattggaaACATCTTGCGGGAATGCtcctgtaaagcgaaacgttgggtatcaaaaataaatataatttaatgttataagatcgtttattactagtattaaaaTGTCTTGTATACCAATATGTATTACAGAAATTACTTGTTGAGAACATTGCCAAAAACTGCTCCAGTCTTTTAGACCACTATTTAATGAATTACTCAAAGAGCTGGCTTTGCGTATTGTTGACTAGTCATTTTCTGTCTACCCATCTTGTTTTCAGTTAGGGACGATTGGACAAATTTTTTACTAAATGGACAATCAAACTGTTAACGCGACtaaataattaattctaaatGTTCGCATATAAATTTTGTACATTACAAAAGGGTTCTCAGTAATAACAAAAATTGAATGTTACTAAAAAACAACGTAAAAGTTAACGCGAAGTTACACGTATAACTAAATGTGAACTGCTCTTAAATAGGAGGGAGACTAATGTGGGTTGTCCTGTTAGTTGAACCAGTCTATAAACTAGTAACGGTAATAATTCTAGTTGCTATCTTGTAATGGACTGAAACAAAACTCTGCTACAACTCAgattaaacaaaaagtagtttatgAAATTGTAACAACAAATAGCTTTCAAACaattgcaaatttaaaaaaaacacactaaaccCGTGTCTGGACAGGACAAGGTACAAGGTGTTAAAAAAACAATGCAACCtacatttcattgttattaattttaataaataaaggaaaaggAAGCAGAAGA from Tachypleus tridentatus isolate NWPU-2018 chromosome 1, ASM421037v1, whole genome shotgun sequence harbors:
- the LOC143226045 gene encoding LOW QUALITY PROTEIN: large ribosomal subunit protein P2-like (The sequence of the model RefSeq protein was modified relative to this genomic sequence to represent the inferred CDS: deleted 1 base in 1 codon), translated to MRYVAAYLLAVLGGNKNPSAKDLEKILGSVGIEVQSEQLSKVMKELGGKDVNELMEAGKAKLACMPVGGGAAVVGGTAGGGGTSGSAPAAEEKKEEAKEESEESEDDDMGFGLFDKQKMTNTNFCLTPEFGAELYLLYLACL